A genome region from Thermomonospora amylolytica includes the following:
- a CDS encoding MFS transporter, translating into MTEAEPLGRGRLLGYAIGSVGTGIFSAVPGLLLLYYLTDVLGVSAAVAGVLLVLPKAWDVLLNPVVGAASDREAVRTGRRTRLLLVGAVTLPLLFTAMFVVPGSSPVLAACWVGVAFLLAASAFACFQVPYVALPAEISSLAEQRARAMAWRIVALTAGILVAGGIAPVLVEAAGGGRAGYALMGTVVGLMLGGALVAAVLGTRWIPSSAGPRPLGLAAALRTARGNRPFFVLLTSAVLQTLAVAVMLTGAPYAATYLLGDYGLTSLVFVCLVGPSALAVPMWHRLARRYGTVPCYAVSVAVFAVATIALYPVLNAGATGLVLALSAILGVCYAGMQLLSFQLLPESVHADSGRTGHAQSGAFTGVWMAAETGALALGPGVFAAVLALGSYQAADFEHPVVQPDSALTALTTGFTLLPAALLLVSIPPLLAYRRMAARQYAPAPA; encoded by the coding sequence ATGACCGAGGCGGAACCGCTCGGCCGCGGCCGGCTGCTGGGCTATGCGATCGGCTCGGTCGGCACCGGGATCTTCTCGGCGGTGCCCGGCCTGCTGCTGCTGTACTACCTGACCGACGTGCTCGGGGTGTCGGCGGCGGTGGCAGGCGTGCTGCTGGTCCTGCCGAAGGCGTGGGACGTGCTGCTGAACCCGGTGGTGGGCGCCGCCAGCGACCGCGAGGCGGTGCGCACCGGGCGGCGGACCCGGCTGCTGCTGGTCGGCGCGGTCACGCTGCCGCTGCTGTTCACCGCCATGTTCGTGGTGCCGGGGTCCTCGCCGGTGCTGGCGGCCTGCTGGGTGGGCGTGGCGTTCCTGCTGGCGGCGTCGGCGTTCGCGTGCTTCCAGGTGCCGTACGTGGCGCTGCCCGCCGAGATCTCGTCCCTCGCCGAGCAGCGCGCGCGGGCGATGGCGTGGCGGATCGTGGCGCTGACCGCCGGGATCCTGGTCGCCGGGGGGATCGCGCCCGTGCTGGTGGAGGCCGCCGGGGGAGGCCGCGCCGGGTACGCGCTGATGGGGACGGTCGTCGGGCTGATGCTCGGCGGGGCGCTGGTGGCCGCGGTCCTCGGCACCCGGTGGATCCCGTCGTCGGCGGGACCGCGTCCGCTGGGGCTGGCCGCCGCGCTGCGCACGGCCCGCGGGAACCGGCCGTTCTTCGTGCTGCTCACCTCGGCGGTGCTGCAGACGCTGGCGGTCGCGGTGATGCTGACCGGGGCGCCCTACGCGGCGACGTACCTGCTGGGCGACTACGGGCTGACGTCCCTGGTGTTCGTGTGCCTGGTCGGGCCGAGCGCGCTGGCCGTCCCGATGTGGCACCGGCTGGCCCGGCGGTACGGGACGGTGCCGTGCTACGCGGTGTCGGTGGCGGTGTTCGCCGTCGCGACCATCGCGCTGTACCCGGTGCTGAACGCGGGCGCGACCGGGCTCGTGCTGGCGCTGAGCGCGATCCTGGGCGTCTGCTACGCGGGGATGCAGTTGCTGTCGTTCCAACTGCTGCCGGAGTCGGTGCACGCCGACAGCGGCCGGACGGGGCACGCGCAGTCCGGGGCGTTCACCGGGGTGTGGATGGCCGCCGAGACCGGTGCGCTGGCGCTCGGGCCGGGGGTGTTCGCGGCGGTGCTGGCGCTGGGCTCCTACCAGGCGGCCGACTTCGAGCACCCGGTCGTCCAGCCCGACAGCGCGCTCACCGCCCTGACCACGGGCTTCACCCTGCTGCCCGCGGCGCTGCTGCTGGTCAGCATCCCGCCGCTGCTGGCGTACCGGCGGATGGCCGCCCGGCAGTACGCCCCCGCGCCCGCCTGA
- a CDS encoding D-alanyl-D-alanine carboxypeptidase family protein: MRALEALALPPAEVERPGLPALPAPGGWEQERAPYEESRPTGELELYRGPQVIDEPPAGIVHPGVVEPEREGRGRRRALITVALLVVLLAVAVTVQLVRPVPEPALKLTLPASHTFGGSSPVLPMPARGQVVLHVEGLGTIGSAGTQTPIPTASVAKVMTAYVFLKNHPLRSGEDGPTFTISAQEAARLPQRKQRGESHVDVVAGQRFTERKALEALMVVSANNIAHELARWDAGSIPAFVEKMNAAARELGMTGTRYTDPSGYDSGTVSTAADQVKLLRAAMKLPAFAEVVAQRTYVPNDGGPVRPAGNVLLGQNGIFGGKTGYTDAAGGNFVFVARRPVAGVNTLVLGAVMGQPGASALAAMNVTRRVLPAAQNALTAATLAKAGDRVGMVDDGLGGRTPVTAAAPVTVVGWPGLTVRVGIEGDPPSRAAPGADVGAVVVGEGEGAGRFPVELPQGLQEPDLVARLTRLE; this comes from the coding sequence GTGCGGGCGTTGGAGGCCCTCGCCCTGCCGCCGGCGGAGGTGGAGCGGCCGGGACTGCCGGCCTTGCCCGCCCCGGGCGGCTGGGAGCAGGAGCGGGCGCCCTACGAGGAGTCCAGGCCCACCGGGGAGCTGGAGCTTTACCGGGGGCCCCAGGTCATCGACGAGCCGCCCGCGGGGATCGTCCATCCCGGCGTCGTGGAGCCCGAGCGCGAGGGCAGGGGGCGGCGGCGGGCGCTGATCACCGTGGCGCTGCTGGTGGTCCTGCTGGCGGTGGCGGTGACGGTGCAGCTGGTCCGGCCGGTGCCGGAGCCCGCCCTGAAGCTCACGTTGCCGGCCTCGCACACGTTCGGGGGCTCCTCGCCGGTGCTGCCGATGCCCGCGCGGGGGCAGGTGGTGCTCCACGTGGAGGGTCTCGGCACCATCGGGAGCGCCGGAACGCAGACGCCGATCCCCACCGCCAGCGTGGCGAAGGTGATGACGGCGTACGTGTTCCTGAAGAACCATCCGCTGCGTTCGGGCGAGGACGGGCCGACGTTCACGATCTCCGCGCAGGAGGCGGCGCGGCTGCCGCAGCGCAAGCAGCGCGGCGAGTCGCACGTGGACGTGGTGGCGGGCCAGCGGTTCACCGAGCGCAAGGCGCTCGAGGCGCTGATGGTGGTGTCGGCCAACAACATCGCGCACGAGCTGGCCCGCTGGGACGCCGGCAGCATCCCGGCGTTCGTGGAGAAGATGAACGCCGCCGCGCGGGAGCTGGGGATGACCGGCACCCGCTACACCGACCCCAGCGGCTACGACTCGGGGACCGTGAGCACGGCGGCCGACCAGGTCAAGCTGCTGCGCGCGGCGATGAAGCTGCCCGCGTTCGCCGAGGTGGTGGCGCAGCGCACGTACGTCCCCAACGACGGCGGGCCGGTGCGTCCCGCCGGCAACGTCCTGCTGGGCCAGAACGGGATCTTCGGCGGCAAGACCGGCTACACCGACGCGGCGGGCGGCAACTTCGTGTTCGTGGCCCGCCGTCCCGTGGCCGGGGTGAACACGCTGGTCCTCGGCGCGGTGATGGGGCAGCCCGGCGCCAGCGCCCTGGCCGCCATGAACGTCACCCGGCGGGTGCTGCCCGCCGCGCAGAACGCCCTGACGGCGGCGACGCTGGCCAAGGCGGGCGACCGGGTCGGGATGGTCGACGACGGGCTGGGCGGGCGGACGCCGGTGACGGCCGCCGCGCCGGTCACCGTGGTCGGCTGGCCGGGGCTGACCGTGCGGGTCGGGATCGAGGGCGACCCGCCGAGCCGGGCCGCGCCGGGCGCCGACGTGGGGGCGGTCGTCGTGGGCGAGGGCGAGGGCGCGGGCCGGTTCCCCGTCGAGCTGCCGCAGGGCCTCCAGGAGCCCGACCTGGTCGCCCGGCTGACCCGCCTGGAGTAG